In one Zobellia galactanivorans genomic region, the following are encoded:
- a CDS encoding GntR family transcriptional regulator, whose translation MFKHIQIDEQSRIPKYRQIVDSIIHNISTGKLKIDEKIPSINSFSEEYLLSRDTVEKAYNILKERKIISSIRGKGYYVTRTQLISKVNILFLINKLSTYKMQIYNSFINSIGANSHTDLHIYHCDDSLFLNLLDKNIRAYDYYVIMPHFKTDDLKHLSFTDEAVKAINTIPDDKLVIMDNNKLQIKGNCIEVYQDFENDIYNALKDGLPKIKKYQKLVLVFPESSMHPYPRRILHGFRKFCAEFSIAFEILGEIYDDIILKKGDLFITIEETDLVNLVNQIRDKEFALGEDIGVISYNDTPLKELLGITVISTDFKMMGQTAAQMILNKKKGKVKNPFNFIDRESV comes from the coding sequence ATGTTTAAACATATACAAATAGACGAACAATCGAGAATACCTAAATATAGGCAAATTGTCGATTCCATTATCCATAACATTTCTACGGGCAAGCTGAAAATAGACGAGAAAATACCCTCTATAAACAGTTTTAGTGAAGAATATTTGCTTTCAAGGGATACGGTCGAGAAGGCGTACAATATTCTTAAAGAGCGAAAGATAATCTCGTCGATTCGCGGGAAGGGTTATTACGTTACCAGGACCCAATTGATTTCAAAGGTCAACATCTTGTTCTTGATCAATAAGTTGAGTACCTACAAGATGCAGATTTACAATTCGTTTATCAATAGTATAGGGGCGAATTCCCATACGGACCTCCATATTTACCACTGTGATGATTCGCTCTTTTTGAACCTACTGGATAAGAACATAAGGGCCTACGATTACTATGTGATCATGCCGCACTTCAAGACCGATGATTTAAAGCACTTGAGTTTTACCGATGAAGCGGTCAAGGCCATTAACACCATACCTGATGACAAGCTCGTTATTATGGATAATAACAAGCTACAGATAAAGGGTAATTGTATTGAGGTGTATCAAGATTTTGAAAACGATATCTATAATGCCCTAAAAGATGGACTGCCCAAAATAAAAAAGTACCAAAAACTTGTACTGGTCTTTCCTGAAAGTTCAATGCACCCTTATCCAAGACGCATTCTTCACGGTTTCCGTAAGTTTTGCGCCGAGTTTTCCATAGCCTTTGAAATTTTAGGCGAAATATATGATGATATCATCCTGAAAAAAGGAGATCTCTTTATTACCATAGAGGAAACCGACCTTGTTAATCTCGTCAATCAGATTCGCGATAAGGAATTTGCCCTAGGGGAAGATATCGGGGTCATCTCATATAATGATACACCGTTAAAGGAGCTTTTGGGTATTACGGTTATTTCTACCGATTTTAAGATGATGGGGCAAACTGCCGCCCAGATGATCCTGAACAAGAAAAAAGGAAAGGTCAAGAATCCCTTTAACTTTATAGATAGGGAATCGGTATAG
- a CDS encoding c-type cytochrome produces the protein MTVKTLKTDIFFLFVCCVLLLTFSCSSDAKKTSVALGAEHPKIAKLKLQSGFAAEHLYSPGDNGMGSWVAMTFDNKGRLITSDQYGALYRMKISPIGSDNLLPEIEKLKIHTGEQVADSIIQMGYAQGLLYAFNSLYVMVNHRGDDAFEKTSGLYRLQDTDNDDQYDKITLLKSLEGAGEHGPHSIVPSPDGKSLYVIAGNHTDLPEMDGYRLPNNWKDDNLFPQIKDPRGHANDRGAPGGWVAHLDPEGKRWELVASGFRNPFDLAFNDLGDMFVYDSDMEWDLGMPWYRPTRICHVTSGAEFGWRTGNGKWSAAYPDNLPPVLNIGQGSPTNVVYGKGAKFPSKYQNSVFAFDWSFGIIYAIEMEQKGASYIGKKEEFLSGIPLPLTDGVIGPDGAMYFMTGGRRLESDLYRVYYKDQESIDASDIVLEDTKENKIRKELETYHGEAKEGALAFAWPYLKSKDRFVQYAARIAVEHQPVATWQEMVFKEADAIRKIQGAVALARQGDASQRDRLLNTLVNIDYVSLSEQHQVDLVRAIELTLSRFGKPNADIKRNISAYLSPHYPADTDVLNQLLSKTLVYVDDPSVVSKTLRLLESEEGENASVMANTATDAADLILRNPQYGMDIAETLKNMPLAQHTYYGLVLQDATTGWNPQLREKYFKWFYKAFSFKAGRSYIGFIDKARKKALTHVADSKREFYNQMSGDSLLSKSGNSLASSAVQPKGPGKRWKEEDIAPLLVDGLHNRNFETGRNMFLATNCITCHSMRGEGQNIGPDLTQVGTRFSPEDILRAIIDPNDVISDQYNTTVFSLKDGNSIVGRLISEEGADYKVSQNPYAPEIIRSIPKNEVTDMKMSTVSLMPPGSINRLSDDEVKDLLAYLISGGDAKNEIFSKE, from the coding sequence ATGACCGTAAAAACACTGAAAACCGACATCTTTTTTCTTTTCGTCTGTTGTGTTTTGCTATTGACATTCTCGTGTTCTTCCGATGCGAAGAAGACTAGTGTTGCCCTTGGTGCTGAACATCCGAAAATTGCAAAGTTAAAATTGCAATCGGGTTTCGCCGCGGAGCATTTATATAGTCCGGGAGACAATGGTATGGGAAGTTGGGTGGCCATGACCTTTGATAACAAAGGGCGGCTCATTACTTCAGACCAATACGGTGCCCTGTACCGTATGAAAATCTCACCGATAGGGTCCGATAATCTCTTGCCCGAAATCGAAAAATTGAAGATCCACACCGGTGAGCAGGTGGCCGATTCCATCATACAGATGGGCTACGCACAAGGCTTGTTATATGCTTTTAATAGTCTGTACGTTATGGTCAATCATAGGGGTGACGATGCATTTGAAAAGACCAGCGGTCTCTATAGGTTACAAGATACCGATAACGATGATCAATACGATAAAATAACCCTTTTGAAATCCCTAGAGGGGGCTGGGGAGCACGGCCCTCATAGTATCGTGCCTTCCCCTGATGGAAAATCACTTTACGTGATTGCGGGCAACCATACCGATTTGCCGGAAATGGATGGATACCGCCTTCCGAATAATTGGAAAGACGACAACCTTTTTCCACAGATAAAGGATCCACGCGGACATGCCAATGACCGTGGGGCGCCAGGAGGTTGGGTAGCCCATCTGGATCCCGAAGGAAAACGCTGGGAATTGGTAGCTTCCGGTTTTCGAAATCCCTTCGATTTGGCGTTCAATGACTTAGGGGATATGTTCGTTTACGACTCGGATATGGAATGGGATTTGGGTATGCCGTGGTATCGCCCGACACGTATCTGCCATGTGACTAGCGGGGCCGAGTTTGGATGGCGAACGGGTAACGGAAAGTGGTCGGCCGCTTATCCTGACAATTTACCTCCGGTACTGAATATAGGTCAGGGCTCGCCAACCAATGTCGTATACGGAAAAGGTGCCAAATTCCCTTCAAAATATCAAAACAGTGTCTTTGCCTTCGATTGGAGCTTCGGTATTATCTACGCGATAGAAATGGAACAAAAGGGCGCTTCGTACATCGGAAAGAAAGAGGAGTTTTTATCGGGAATTCCACTTCCCCTGACCGATGGGGTCATAGGTCCTGACGGTGCCATGTATTTTATGACGGGAGGAAGACGATTGGAATCGGATCTGTATCGCGTCTATTATAAAGACCAGGAATCTATTGATGCTTCGGATATTGTTTTGGAAGATACCAAGGAAAACAAGATCCGTAAAGAGCTGGAAACCTACCATGGGGAAGCAAAGGAAGGGGCCTTGGCCTTCGCTTGGCCTTACCTGAAGAGCAAAGATCGCTTTGTTCAATATGCCGCCCGTATTGCGGTAGAACACCAACCCGTTGCCACTTGGCAGGAAATGGTCTTTAAGGAGGCCGATGCGATTCGAAAAATACAGGGTGCGGTAGCTTTGGCCAGACAGGGAGATGCAAGCCAACGCGATCGTTTATTGAACACCTTGGTCAATATTGATTATGTGAGTCTTTCTGAGCAGCATCAAGTAGATTTGGTACGTGCCATTGAGCTTACCTTGTCGCGCTTCGGAAAGCCGAACGCCGATATCAAAAGAAATATCAGTGCGTATCTTTCGCCTCATTACCCGGCCGATACCGACGTGTTGAACCAGTTGTTGAGCAAGACCCTAGTGTACGTAGATGATCCTTCGGTGGTTTCCAAAACCTTGAGGTTGCTAGAGTCTGAAGAAGGGGAGAATGCCTCCGTTATGGCCAATACGGCCACCGATGCGGCGGACTTGATCTTGAGAAACCCCCAGTACGGAATGGATATAGCCGAAACGCTGAAAAATATGCCCTTGGCCCAACATACCTATTACGGTTTGGTGCTTCAGGATGCTACGACCGGATGGAACCCCCAACTAAGGGAAAAGTATTTCAAGTGGTTTTATAAGGCTTTTTCGTTCAAAGCGGGCCGTAGCTATATCGGTTTTATCGATAAGGCTCGGAAAAAGGCACTGACCCATGTAGCGGATAGTAAAAGGGAGTTTTACAACCAAATGTCCGGGGATTCCTTGCTTAGCAAGTCGGGGAACTCTTTGGCTTCAAGTGCCGTGCAACCTAAAGGTCCGGGCAAGAGATGGAAAGAAGAAGACATCGCCCCCTTGTTGGTCGATGGTTTACATAATAGGAATTTTGAAACGGGAAGGAATATGTTCTTGGCCACCAATTGTATCACCTGTCATAGTATGCGCGGCGAAGGTCAGAATATAGGTCCTGATTTGACGCAGGTCGGAACCCGATTTTCTCCCGAAGATATCCTAAGGGCCATTATAGATCCTAATGATGTGATTTCAGACCAGTACAATACAACCGTTTTCTCTTTAAAAGATGGCAACTCCATTGTGGGGAGATTGATCAGTGAGGAAGGGGCCGATTACAAGGTTTCCCAAAATCCGTATGCGCCCGAAATTATCAGGAGTATACCCAAAAATGAGGTGACCGATATGAAAATGTCTACGGTTTCCTTGATGCCACCGGGTAGCATTAACCGCTTGAGCGATGATGAGGTAAAGGATTTACTGGCCTATCTTATCTCTGGTGGGGATGCAAAAAACGAGATTTTTTCCAAAGAATAA